TGGATTTATTCACTCGATTCTAGGCGTCGTCAGTATGCCGCGCAATTCGATGCGGTTTTTTCCACACCTCATCGTCTTCAACCTCGCATCATCGGAGTGAATAAGAATCTTGCAAATTCAAGACAGCCCCGGTCGATTCCACATGCAATATATATGCATCATCGCAAGGTGATCGCGCTTATAGTTCCCTCCTCGATGGGAGACCCCGTTTAGTCCTTGGAGAACACACAAGGTCTACAAAACCCTTTCCTCAAGTTTCTATTTCacccgtttctttttttcaaatattcaccCAAAGTATAAAAAACTAATTAAGAATGACAATTTTGTCGCGAAATTTCCTTCTctcgttgaaagaaaaaaaaaaaaagaaaaatttgcgaaCGTTTTCTGACGACACAtatgcgaaattttttcaacttgatgAGATGAGTAGTTCTGAAATGTTAGGACCGTGAAAAAAACCACCGGGAGGTTTCACAGACCCCCAGTTTATACAcggtgattgaaaaattaggTGCGTACTTTGAAGGTTAACGATTATAACAAGTCTGAAAAATCGTGATTCTTCTTTtactattaattttttttttttttctctctcttctcttggaaaaaaaacgtgaCGTTCGTCAAATCCAACGTCTGTGTCCCACGCCTCGTGACTCTCTTTGTTAACTCCCTGTATTATTATCTTTAATTGCAGCTGTTTTCCGGAGTCAGTTACATCATCGACGAAACGTGGGCGCGAAGGGTACaccggtatatatatacatatatatgtgtgtgtctAACTAAGTTCTGGACGAGGGCCAGGAACCCCAGATTATTTCGTCATTGCTCTTCGCCGGTCAATGTCGAATTTTACCTATTATTGCACTCAACTGTTCCACTGCCGAGCTGTACTTACACCTTGGTACATAATAAATTACATCGCCTGCATTGCTGTACATCCCACATGCAGAAACGCGTTACCGGCCAAGGTCACTCAAGGTCGCGTGTCTCTGATCGCAATTTTCATCACAACGATACGGAAACCCAATGGAATTGCATATGTTGCTCGTGCGTAGATAGGTGAATTTTGGAAAGTAGGTGCGGCGTTTAATTGATCACTTAGGTATATTGGtaaataacatattttttttttttttatctttctcaCATTCCCATAATTCGTGGCTGATCGATAACGTGATCCTGTCCTAGAATCGCTCTTGCATATATTGGATGCATATCCGTTTACCGGAAATCACGTTACGTAAATGGAAACTGGTATAAATTTCTGAGTCCACCTCATCGGAAAAGTTTCGCAACGGAGTTGTTACCAACTATACGTCTGATATTTCGTAATCACTTTACACGAACATCAGTCTGCAATTGGTTTTTCAAACCTGATGCGTTGCGCGAGATTTCGTTTCGATTTAAGGATGTACTggctatatgtatattctaaaCCAAAATCGTCTTCATTGCGGTTTATTTCTttccgatttttatctcatcacAAAGTATTCAGTGTTATCGACGATGCTCACTTTCGGTTGAGAATTTATAGCCAACACATCCTTAACATCTCTTTGATGGATTAAATATCATACATAGTTTATTCTGAAATTGTTTGTCTTACACTTTACAGCATACAGCAGAAAATGCTTAAGTCCGTGTCACCGCGGCTGTCGCCCAGAGGAGGCGCCGAGCCAAGAATTATCCGTTTGACGACCGACCAGGAAGCCGTTCTTCAGGAGCAATTCAACAGGTGTCCAAGAGCCCCGCACACAGCTGACATCGTCCTCCTTGCCGCAGAGACAGGCCTGTCAGAGGCGGATGTTCAGGTCGGTAATCGGTCGGAATTATGAACACCGGTTTACGTCCGTgtcaaagagagagagagagagagagagacagagagactGTTGGTTAGTTGGGGATTTTGTGGGCGAACGTGTTCGACAACTTCTCAAAGTTCTCTCAAAATTTACGTTTGGACGaagcaaatatatatatgtaccgTTCTAAACCACTttagaaaacaaagaaaactagaagagaaaaaaaattgctcgtTATCAGAGTTGATTATTCCGCGtcaaaattgaataatgaacgttgaaaaatagttAATAAAACGTTAATTCGATgttgtcaatttttcttataccTACACTTGTT
The Neodiprion lecontei isolate iyNeoLeco1 chromosome 3, iyNeoLeco1.1, whole genome shotgun sequence DNA segment above includes these coding regions:
- the LOC107227107 gene encoding homeodomain-only protein-like isoform X4, with product MSNFTYYCTQLFHCRAVLTPCIQQKMLKSVSPRLSPRGGAEPRIIRLTTDQEAVLQEQFNRCPRAPHTADIVLLAAETGLSEADVQGWYAIRLAQWRKEQGLGGNLHFSN
- the LOC107227107 gene encoding homeodomain-only protein-like isoform X3, whose protein sequence is MNDGIPMIRYLRFVETSVRCFPESVTSSTKRGREGIQQKMLKSVSPRLSPRGGAEPRIIRLTTDQEAVLQEQFNRCPRAPHTADIVLLAAETGLSEADVQGWYAIRLAQWRKEQGLGGNLHFSN
- the LOC107227107 gene encoding uncharacterized protein LOC107227107 isoform X2; translation: MQKRVTGQGHSRSRVSDRNFHHNDTETQWNCICCSCVDSIQQKMLKSVSPRLSPRGGAEPRIIRLTTDQEAVLQEQFNRCPRAPHTADIVLLAAETGLSEADVQGWYAIRLAQWRKEQGLGGNLHFSN
- the LOC107227107 gene encoding homeodomain-only protein-like isoform X5, with amino-acid sequence MNDGIPMIRYLRFVETSVRIQQKMLKSVSPRLSPRGGAEPRIIRLTTDQEAVLQEQFNRCPRAPHTADIVLLAAETGLSEADVQGWYAIRLAQWRKEQGLGGNLHFSN
- the LOC107227107 gene encoding uncharacterized protein LOC107227107 isoform X1, translated to MPILTRVPIDRIHHRNPSVQRTIFLLLQELRSTIRRNERRNTDDQIPSFCRNKCALFSGVSYIIDETWARRVHRIQQKMLKSVSPRLSPRGGAEPRIIRLTTDQEAVLQEQFNRCPRAPHTADIVLLAAETGLSEADVQGWYAIRLAQWRKEQGLGGNLHFSN